Within the Bactrocera dorsalis isolate Fly_Bdor unplaced genomic scaffold, ASM2337382v1 BdCtg369, whole genome shotgun sequence genome, the region ATACAAATAACAGACAAATTCAACATAGGCTCTTCCTCTTATTCAAGAAATGATCACAATGATAACACAGGGGATGgaaatatatgtagattttattgaattttatagcatatttaaaattatactaaaaataaaaaataattaaaaaaaaattttaatcccgATAACCGCTAACTCATTCGAAAATAAAAGTCATAAGCATCttgataaagaaattaaaaacaaatgattGTTTTGTTGGGTCAACAGTGGAACTGATCTTTATGGTACGTCGTTAATTGTCAGTGTAAAAGTTTGAGTGATGGAggaatattaacattttttaaatgtacaGTGATTGTGAAATAAAGTACTATATTCAGCTTTGtttaaacaaattcaattaaaaatgaaatgaaatacgTGTATCTGGTTCtattaaaataagtgttttCATATAAAGTAAGAATTGCAACAGTACCAGCTAAAATTCGAATAGCAAACTATCGACGACAGTATTTTAACAAGCAAAAGAATGGAGCGCCAATTTCAAGGTCAGTGCATTTTTGGTGGGATAGCGTTGCAGGGaagtatttaaaaagtaaaataacctTTTGCTGAAATATTCGGAATTACTTGGTCCACAAAAAACGGAAGTAGCAAACTTGTTTTCTTATAAAGTGTGCCGGATACGCAGTTTTCGATTCCGCCCcaaattttgtatatgttttaattatttaagtttaattaagaTACGCACACTAAATTATCAATGATAGATTAACAATTATtcgatttcaataatttatttataatgaatttccgctcaattttattataatttattcatatgtatatttgcattaattatttaaaacgtTTACGATAAAATGTAGAAAAGCTTATTCAATTGTAATACAATGTGATAAGATGAGATTCTCCAAAAGGATAAGGATTCACTTAAATAGTAAAtagctacatatataaatataaaaatgaagatattgcGCAATATACATACGTAGATATCACTCTAAAGctgctttttaaatatattcgcAATATCCTTTAACATAATTCATAAGTAAATTAGactgattatttaaaattaccAGTCATTTCAATTAAACGCTTACATTATTATAATGGCcgatatttaaaaagttttagtaCATCTAATTAATTAGTATTATTATGTAAATGTAGAGTTACTGCTTTACGTTTTCAATTCATTATTggtaaatttccaattttttcctTTACGACATCGAGAAGAATATAAATGCAATTGAACATTTATGGTGTTACACACAATCAGTGCTTATTTTGTTGCGGCTGCTTCGGCTTCCTCCTGACTTTTGGTCTTTACAAACATTTCGGAAGGACCAACCTGCTGTATAGCTATTATGCGCTCCTTCTTCTCTACTtctggcggtggtggtggtgatggTACACGCACAGTCAACGCACCGTCCGAAGATAATGTCGATACAATGCTCTCCTCATCATAACCCTTGGGAAGTACATAACGACGTGTAAACTGACGCGAAATATGACCATGTTCATCTTCACGTTCTTCGTGTTTACCCTCAATCACTAATGAATCATCAACGATTTTCACGGTCAGATCCTCCGGTTTGAATAGACCAACATCCAGGTGCACTTCGAAACCATTCTTTCCGTAACGATTAACTACATTACCTTCGGTGCTATGCTTAGCAGCCACTAGGTGATGAGCATGTGGCCCCAAACGTGCAATTAAACCCAAAGTAGCTAAATCCAATGGATGATGTTGGCGTTCATGCAAACGTCGATAAATATGATTTGGATACAAATCGTGATTATAGTATGGAGCCGAGTCCAAACTCAAGACAAATGGTGGTATATTCC harbors:
- the LOC105222460 gene encoding heat shock protein 67B3, with the protein product MPIRNIPPFVLSLDSAPYYNHDLYPNHIYRRLHERQHHPLDLATLGLIARLGPHAHHLVAAKHSTEGNVVNRYGKNGFEVHLDVGLFKPEDLTVKIVDDSLVIEGKHEEREDEHGHISRQFTRRYVLPKGYDEESIVSTLSSDGALTVRVPSPPPPPEVEKKERIIAIQQVGPSEMFVKTKSQEEAEAAATK